CGTATTTTCAGCAGGGTTTTCATGACCTTGCCCACCCTAATTTGCGACCCTCGCCTTTTTCGGCTTGAGGGTCGCAAGCGTATTCAGGCCAGATTTTTACAGAAAGACTCGGCACGCAAACCGCACCGAACTTTCCCTGTTCAACCCTGCCTTTCGACGAATCAGACACCAAAGTTAACAAGTCCCACCAACACGCCCGGCCCAAAAACAGCCGATTACACGGGTTGATCGCATAAACTGGAACATTTCCAGCCTGCGCATTGTTGCGTATTGACAAAGACTGGCATCAACCCGCGATTTTGCCTATACTGTTGGAATTATGACAGCTATTGGCAGCATCCAGACCATACCGGGTAGCGGCGGGCGTCTTGGCGAAGTTATCGCCATGAACGGCTTGGCCAGCGCCAGCAATGAGGGAGCCTCTACCGGAGGGTCGTCCCAGTCCGGGGTATTGCCACGTCAAATGGCCGCTGTCTCGTTGGTGCCACTTGCGACACCCGCCAGCAAGGCCGCCCTTGCCGCCCCCTCTGGCAATGGAAGCCAGCCAGCAGCACCGACCACCACAAAAGATGGTTCTGCGGCCAATCAGTCAAATATTCCTGCCACACCAGCACCGGCAGCACGCCCTGCCCCCGCCATTTCGGCGGCATCCGTTACGGTTATTCAGCAGGTTGACCCGCGAAGCCTGCCTGGTGGCAGCGGCAGCACTGCCGATATTGACCTGCCGGGCAGCAGCGACAACAAGGATACGACCCCAGCGCCGAACGCCAAGGCACCGGATGGCGCGCCCGACACCCTGAGTGCCGGTGCCCAGGAACAGGTGCGCCGCATGCAGGACCGCGATGCGGCCGTTCGCGCCGAGGAAAACAGCCACAAGGCCCTGGCCGGGGCCAATGCCGGCATGATCAGCTATGATTACGCGGTTGGCCCGGATGGCCGCCTTTATGCCGATGGTGGCCATGTTTCGATCATGCCCCTGCAGGGGCTTAGCGGCATTCAGGCTGTTGCCAATCAGGCGGCTATTGGCCGTGCGGCATCGGTTGGCACCTCCACCGCCGACTTTGCCGCCCACAAAGGGGCATCTGGCAATATCAGCCACATGCTTAGCCAGCAGCAACAGGCTGCCAGCCGGTCCTATAACGAAACCACGGCCATGATGTTCAGCCAGCAGCCAAAGTCTGCCGGGCTGGTTGCCTGATTTCCCATAACATTTTACAAAAAGCCTAATCCGGTGCCCTTTGATGGCATCGGCGATCTGTTTTGCCTGCGGCGGGGTGCTATTGCATCATGCACGGGCCAATATGCATACTGGCAAGCCCATGACGATAAAACCCGATACATCACCGCTATCAACACCCGCCAGCAGCGAAACCATCGCCTTGGCCGAAGATTTGCGCCAATGCATTGGCAGTTTTGTGCGCAATGTGCGCAGCGAAGCCAACACGCCGACATCGGCGCAAAACGAAACCCTGGCCTTGATCGCCCGGGACGGGCCGCAAAGCATGGCGGTGCTGGCGCAAAAGCGGAGCGTCAAACATCAAAGCATGCGCCTGGTGATTGCCCAACTTGAAAAAGCCGGGCAAATCACGCGCCAGCCCAACCCGGATGATGCCAGAAGCCACCTGATCGCTTTGACCGCCGCGGGTGAAAATGCCTTAACCACAGCAAGACAGGCCCGCACGGACTGGATTGCCGCGAAAATACAAACCACCCTAAACACGGCAGAGCGCCAGTCACTGCGCAACGCGATCACAATTTTGCAAAAGCTTGGCGCGCCGACTGACGATCACTAATTATTTAGGCTGGGGCACGACAAAACCCGCTAACCGCGAAGGCTTCAGGCCTGTTTCTGCAGGGCCAGCAGCACCGATGGCAAAGTGTTGACACCCCAATGGGCGATATATTTGCCATTACGGATCGCCACAATATCAATCACACCAATTGAAACGGCATGGCCCGTTGGGGCAATTCCCATCAAGGGGCCGGTATGTTTCCCGGAAATGGATTTTCGGGTCGTGATCTTGTCACCCTCGGCAATCTGGTCATGGATCGTCACCTTCAAACCCGATAATGCCGGGCGCAAGATATTTTCAAAGGTGTGCCACATCCCCTCTGCCCCGTTGGGCATACCTGGCGGGGCAGAATGATTGATAAATTCATCATCAAACAGGCTTTCAAAAACTGCGCGATCCCCCTTCTCGATCACTTCGCGGTTAAATCGTCGGACAATCTCTTTGTTTATCTCGCTCATGGGTATCTCCTCAGGCTGGATCACTTCCGTATATATACAGTTAAACTGTATATATAGCATCAAAAAAGGCGCCGGTCGAAACAGGCGCCTTTTCACAGGTGGCTAAACCCAGCCTAAGCCTTGCGTCTTTTAGGACGCATAATGCCAGTAAACGTCGTAGCCGGGGTTAAACACGGTCACCAGGCCGTCTTTGGTGTCGATTTTGTCAGCAAAGCTTGCCGGAACATTCCGTTTTTCCAGCGTAATTTTGGCGTCATTTACCGGCAGGCCATAAAATGCCGGGCCGTTCAGCGACGCGAAGGCCTCCAGCTTATCAAGTGCATTTTCTTCTTCAAAAACATGCGCAAGCAGCTGGACAGTATTATTTGCGGTGAAAATACCGGCACATCCGCACGCACTTTCTTTCCGGTCATCGGTGTGCGGTGCCGAATCAGTCCCCAGGAAGAACCGCGCATCACCCGACGTTGCCGCAGCGCGCAGGGCAAGGCGGTGCTTTTCACGCTTTGCCACCGGCAGGCAATACATGTGCGGGTGAATCCCGCCAACCAGAATGGCATTGCGGTTAATGATCAGATGGTGGGTCGTGATTGTCGCACCAACATTGGTGTCGTTAGATTTGACGAATTCGACACCATCCTCGGTGGTGATGTGTTCCATGATAATGCGCAATTCCGGCAGGCGCTTGCGCAGCGGGGCCAGAATGCGATCGATGAACACGGCTTCGCGGTCGAAAATATCAATTTCAGGATCGGTCACTTCGCCATGGACGCAAAGCGGAATGCCCAGCTTTGCCATGCGCTCCAGCACCAGCATTGCCTTTTCAAAATCGCGCACACCGCTGGCCGAATTGGTGGTTGCCCCGGCAGGATAAAGCTTCAGCGCGCTGATCACGCCTTCCTTATGGGCGGCTTCCACATCGTCGGGGTCTGTCCCCTCGGTCAAATACAGGGTCATTAACGGGGTAAATTCGTGCCCGGCCGGCAGGGCCGCGACAATGCGGTTGCGATAAGCGGTTGCATCGGCCTTGGTCAAAACTGGCGGCACCAGGTTCGGCATGATAATGGCACGGCCAAAATGGGCACTGGTTTCCGGCAGAACCGCGCGCAGCATGTCGCCATCACGCAAATGCAGGTGCCAGTCATCAGGGCGATGGATGGTAATGCGATTGGACGACATGGGGGAACCTCCTGAAACATGCAGACAGATGCGCAATCAGCCATAAGGGCGCGCGTGCTGCTGCTCAGTACCAGATCAGCCATTTTTTGGGAATTGCAAACATCGGCCAGCAGGTATTTTGCCATCCGCATAGCCAGAAAGACAAAAGGCCAGGCTGTTAAGCCTGACCTTTTCACAATGGGGCGAGTGATGGGATTTGAACCCACGGCCCCCAGAGCCACAATCTGGTGCTCT
The window above is part of the Thalassospira marina genome. Proteins encoded here:
- the pyrC gene encoding dihydroorotase; translated protein: MSSNRITIHRPDDWHLHLRDGDMLRAVLPETSAHFGRAIIMPNLVPPVLTKADATAYRNRIVAALPAGHEFTPLMTLYLTEGTDPDDVEAAHKEGVISALKLYPAGATTNSASGVRDFEKAMLVLERMAKLGIPLCVHGEVTDPEIDIFDREAVFIDRILAPLRKRLPELRIIMEHITTEDGVEFVKSNDTNVGATITTHHLIINRNAILVGGIHPHMYCLPVAKREKHRLALRAAATSGDARFFLGTDSAPHTDDRKESACGCAGIFTANNTVQLLAHVFEEENALDKLEAFASLNGPAFYGLPVNDAKITLEKRNVPASFADKIDTKDGLVTVFNPGYDVYWHYAS
- a CDS encoding putative metalloprotease CJM1_0395 family protein; translation: MTAIGSIQTIPGSGGRLGEVIAMNGLASASNEGASTGGSSQSGVLPRQMAAVSLVPLATPASKAALAAPSGNGSQPAAPTTTKDGSAANQSNIPATPAPAARPAPAISAASVTVIQQVDPRSLPGGSGSTADIDLPGSSDNKDTTPAPNAKAPDGAPDTLSAGAQEQVRRMQDRDAAVRAEENSHKALAGANAGMISYDYAVGPDGRLYADGGHVSIMPLQGLSGIQAVANQAAIGRAASVGTSTADFAAHKGASGNISHMLSQQQQAASRSYNETTAMMFSQQPKSAGLVA
- a CDS encoding ester cyclase translates to MSEINKEIVRRFNREVIEKGDRAVFESLFDDEFINHSAPPGMPNGAEGMWHTFENILRPALSGLKVTIHDQIAEGDKITTRKSISGKHTGPLMGIAPTGHAVSIGVIDIVAIRNGKYIAHWGVNTLPSVLLALQKQA
- a CDS encoding MarR family winged helix-turn-helix transcriptional regulator, with the translated sequence MTIKPDTSPLSTPASSETIALAEDLRQCIGSFVRNVRSEANTPTSAQNETLALIARDGPQSMAVLAQKRSVKHQSMRLVIAQLEKAGQITRQPNPDDARSHLIALTAAGENALTTARQARTDWIAAKIQTTLNTAERQSLRNAITILQKLGAPTDDH